A single window of Kwoniella dejecticola CBS 10117 chromosome 8, complete sequence DNA harbors:
- a CDS encoding glycine-tRNA ligase gives MVTQSAASTSHPSELAQPINKTAHEFDKTTLDALLARRFFFAPAFEIYGGVAGLYDYGPTGSALQANVLNEWRKHYIIEEDMLELDTTIMTLSEVLKTSGHVDKFADWMVKDVQTGEIFRADHLVEAVIEARLKGDKEARGVKDEPVVEEDEKKKKKKKNVKSVAIKLEDGVVAEYESLLAQIDNYTGPELGELVRKHNIRNPATGNELSEPVEFNLMFESNIGPTGQIKGYLRPETAQGHFVNFARLLEFNNGKVPFASAQIGRSFRNEIAPRQGLLRVREFTMAEIEHYVDPLDKRHARFNEVKDVTLTLLPKDVQSEGRTETTQMTVGDAVAKKIVDNETLGYFLGRTQLFLEKIGIDPSRMRCRQHMANEMAHYAADCWDFEIQSSYGWIECVGCADRSAYDLTVHSVRTKQPLRVQQKLDEPRKVEKLDVQFDAKKFGMTFKKDATMIKETLLGLEKDKLQCIKDELASGTSSVKCADGKSYDITSDLVKIEPITVTEYMREFTPNVIEPSFGIGRILYSLLEHSYWAREQDKARGVLSLPSVVAPIKCLIVTISQDAELRAKIHEISRKMRRIGIASRVDDSSASIGKKYARNDELGTPFGCTVDFATIQKGTITLRERDSTNQLIGQVDDVIDVVDQLVKGTIDWSGASSRLESYSGVQDVEE, from the exons ATGGTCACTCAATCAGCAGCTTCCACTTCGCACCCGTCAGAGCTTGCTCAACCTATAAACAAGACGGCTCACGAATTCGATAAGACCACCCTTGATGCTCTGTTGGCTAGACGATTCTTCTTTGCGCCCGCCTTTGAGATATACGGAG GTGTCGCCGGTCTATACGATTATGGACCTACCGGTTCTGCGTTGCAGGCTAACGTATTGAACGAATGGAGAAAACATTATATCATCGAGGAAGACATGTTGGAATTGGATACGACTATTATGACTCTCAGTGAAGTGTTGAAGACTTCAGGTCACGTTGATAA ATTCGCCGATTGGATGGTGAAGGACGTTCAGACCGGAGAGATCTTCCGAGCGGACCACTTGGTAGAAGCCGTCATCGAAGCCAGGCTGAAAGGCGATAAAGAAGCTAGAGGTGTCAAAGATGAACCTGTCGtagaggaggacgagaagaagaagaaaaagaagaagaacgttAAGTCGGTAGCTatcaagctggaagatggtgtAGTGGCTGAGTACGAGAGCTTGTTAGCGCAA ATCGATAACTACACTGGACCAGAGCTGGGGGAACTGGTACGAAAACATAATATCCGAAATCCAGCTACGGGCAATGAGCTCTCAGAGCCTGTGGAGTTTAACTTGATGTTCGAGAGTAATATCGGTCCTACCGGTCAGATCAAGGG TTATCTCCGACCCGAAACTGCCCAAGGTCATTTCGTAAACTTTGCCAGATTGTTAGAATTTAACAACGGAAAAGTCCCCTTCGCATCTGCTCAGATCGGTAGATCGTTCCGAAATGAGATTGCGCCAAGACAAGGTTTACTTCGAGTCAG AGAATTCACCATGGCTGAAATCGAACACTACGTCGACCCTCTTGACAAACGACATGCCCGATTCAACGAAGTGAAAGACGTCACATTGACTTTGTTACCTAAAGATGTCCAGAGTGAAGGTCGAACCGAGACTACTCAAATGACTGTCGGAGATGCTGTTGCCAAG AAAATTGTCGATAACGAGACTCTCGGTTATTTCCTCGGACGAACACAACTTTTCCTTGAGAAGATCGGTATCGACCCGTCGAGAATGAGATGTAGACAACACATGGCGAACGAGATGGCCCATTATGCAGCT GACTGTTGGGATTTCGAGATTCAATCATCGTATGGATGGATCGAATGTGTAGGCTGTGCCGATCGATCAGCATACGATTTGACCGTCCACTCGGTCCGAACGAAGCAGCCTTTAAGGGTCCAACAGAAATTAGATGAACCTAGAAAAGTAGAGAAGCTCGATGTGCAATTTGACGCCAAGAAATTCGGTATGACTTTCAAAAAAGATGCtacgatgatcaaggagacTCTGCTTGGgttggagaaggataagTTGCAATGCATAAAAGATGAATTGGCGTCCGG TACTTCATCAGTGAAATGTGCGGATGGTAAATCGTATGATATCACATCTGATCTCGTGAAGATTGAACCTATTACCGTTACTGAATACA TGCGAGAATTCACACCAAATGTCATTGAGCCTTCTTTCGGTATTGGTCGAATCTTGTACTCGTTACTCGAACACTCGTACTGGGCCAGAGAGCAAGACAAGGCTCGAGGT GTCCTATCCCTTCCTTCCGTTGTTGCTCCGATCAAGTGTTTGATCGTCACGATCTCGCAAGATGCTGAACTCAGAGCCAAGATTCATGAGATCT CTCGAAAGATGAGACGAATCGGTATCGCCTCTCGGGTAGACGATTCATCCGCGTCTATCGGAAAGAAGTACGCTAGGAATGATGAACTGGGTACGCCTTTCGGATGTACCGTTGATTTCGCTA CTATTCAAAAGGGAACTATCACTTTGAGAGAACGAGATTCGACCAACCAATTGATTGGTCAAGTGGACGATGTGATTGATGTAGTTGATCAATTGGTTAAAGGTACGATTGATTGGTCGGGTGCTTCGTCGAGGTTGGAATCGTACTCTGGTGTccaagatgtcgaggagTAG